A region from the Streptomyces lydicus genome encodes:
- a CDS encoding GTP-binding protein, with the protein MDFASSSGAARSTTSAKIVVAGGFGVGKTTFVGAVSEINPLRTEAVMTSASAGIDDLTHAPDKTTTTVAMDFGRITLDQDLILYLFGTPGQDRFWFMWDDLVRGAIGAVVLVDTRRLADCFPAVDYFENSGLPFVIALNGFDGHQPYTPDEVREALQIGPDAPIITTDARHRSEAKSALITLVEHALMARLR; encoded by the coding sequence GTGGACTTCGCAAGCTCTAGCGGTGCAGCCCGCTCCACCACCTCCGCGAAAATCGTGGTGGCGGGCGGCTTCGGCGTGGGCAAGACCACGTTCGTCGGGGCCGTCTCAGAGATCAATCCGCTGCGTACCGAAGCCGTGATGACTTCCGCTTCGGCGGGGATCGACGACCTCACGCACGCGCCGGACAAGACGACCACGACCGTGGCGATGGACTTCGGCCGGATCACCCTGGACCAGGACCTGATCCTGTACCTCTTCGGTACGCCGGGCCAGGACCGTTTCTGGTTCATGTGGGACGACCTGGTGCGCGGTGCCATCGGCGCCGTGGTGCTGGTCGACACCCGCCGGCTGGCCGACTGCTTCCCCGCGGTCGACTACTTCGAGAACAGCGGCCTGCCGTTCGTCATCGCCCTCAACGGCTTCGACGGCCACCAGCCGTACACGCCGGACGAGGTGCGTGAGGCGCTGCAGATCGGCCCGGACGCGCCGATCATCACGACCGACGCCCGGCACCGCAGCGAGGCCAAGAGCGCGCTCATCACACTCGTGGAGCACGCACTGATGGCCCGCCTGCGCTAA
- a CDS encoding DUF4360 domain-containing protein, with product MLSTLSAGAAVASLLLAGSASPTTANRFGDDPPSGKITITVATVNGSGCRPGSAAVAIAPDNTAFTVTYSEYLAQAGAGTKPTDSRKNCQIALNVHVPQGFTYAVARADYRGYASLARGARGLEQAGYYFQGQQQTARKSHTFTGPYDSNWQTSDETDVDALVYAPCGEERYFNINTEMRVDGKSADPKATSYMAMDSTDGNINTVYHFAWKECPARK from the coding sequence ATGCTCAGCACGCTCAGTGCTGGTGCCGCAGTGGCATCGTTGCTCCTCGCCGGATCGGCATCCCCCACCACCGCCAACCGGTTCGGCGACGACCCGCCGAGCGGGAAGATCACCATTACCGTCGCCACGGTCAACGGTTCGGGCTGCAGACCCGGCAGCGCCGCCGTGGCCATCGCCCCCGACAACACCGCCTTCACCGTCACCTACAGCGAGTACCTCGCCCAGGCGGGCGCCGGCACCAAGCCGACCGACTCCCGCAAGAACTGCCAGATCGCGCTGAACGTGCACGTCCCGCAGGGCTTCACCTACGCGGTCGCCCGGGCCGACTACCGGGGCTACGCGTCCCTGGCCCGGGGCGCCAGAGGGCTGGAGCAGGCGGGCTACTACTTCCAGGGCCAGCAGCAGACGGCCCGTAAGAGCCACACCTTCACCGGCCCCTACGACTCCAACTGGCAGACCTCGGACGAGACCGACGTCGACGCCCTGGTGTACGCCCCTTGCGGCGAGGAGCGCTACTTCAACATCAACACCGAGATGCGGGTGGACGGCAAGTCGGCGGACCCCAAGGCCACCAGCTACATGGCCATGGACTCCACCGACGGCAACATCAACACGGTGTACCACTTCGCATGGAAGGAGTGCCCCGCCCGCAAGTGA
- a CDS encoding acyl-CoA carboxylase epsilon subunit yields the protein MNPAHRTDSIRVEKGQASEEELAALTAVLLARAAHRPAAAAPSRPHATAARWRRLERQGGFHGATSWQR from the coding sequence GTGAATCCTGCCCACCGCACCGACTCCATCCGCGTGGAGAAGGGCCAGGCCAGCGAGGAAGAGCTCGCCGCCCTGACCGCCGTCCTGCTGGCCCGCGCCGCGCACCGGCCGGCCGCCGCCGCGCCGTCCCGCCCGCACGCCACCGCTGCGCGGTGGCGGCGTCTGGAGCGGCAGGGTGGCTTCCATGGGGCTACCAGCTGGCAGCGGTGA
- a CDS encoding acyl-CoA carboxylase subunit beta, whose translation MTTVEDLPAGANDARGRVAELHAIREQVRRGPSERATEAQRAKGKLTARERIELLLDEGSFNEVEPLRRHRATGFGLEAKKPYTDGVITGWGTVHGRTVFTYAHDFRIFGGALGEAHATKIHKIMDMAIQAGAPLVSLNDGAGARIQEGVSALAGYGGIFQRNTKASGVIPQISVMLGPCAGGAAYSPALTDFVFMVRETSQMFITGPDVVRAVTGEEITQNGLGGADVHAETSGVCHFAYDDEATCLEEVRYLLSLLPANNRENPPSVPCEDPADRSGDALLDLVPADGNRPYDMRKVIEEIVDDGEFLEVHERWATNIICALSRLDGRVVGIIANQPQSLAGVLDIEASEKSARFVQMCDAFNIPIVTLLDVPGFLPGVDQEHGGIIRHGAKLLYAYCNATVPRISLVLRKAYGGAYIVMDSQSIGADLTYAWPTNEIAVMGAEGAANVIFRKQIAEADDSEAMRVRMVKEYKSELMHPYYAAERGLVDDVIDPAETRHTLIRALEMLRTKHADLPARKHGNPPQ comes from the coding sequence ATGACCACTGTCGAAGATCTGCCCGCCGGCGCCAACGACGCCCGCGGGCGCGTCGCCGAGCTGCACGCCATCCGCGAGCAGGTCCGGCGAGGACCCAGCGAGCGGGCGACCGAAGCACAGCGTGCCAAGGGCAAGCTGACGGCGCGCGAGCGGATCGAGCTGCTGCTGGACGAGGGTTCGTTCAACGAGGTCGAGCCGCTGCGGCGGCACCGGGCGACGGGCTTCGGCCTGGAGGCCAAGAAGCCCTACACCGACGGCGTGATCACCGGCTGGGGCACCGTGCACGGCCGGACCGTGTTCACCTACGCGCATGACTTCCGGATCTTCGGCGGCGCGCTGGGCGAGGCCCACGCCACCAAGATCCACAAGATCATGGACATGGCCATCCAGGCCGGTGCGCCGCTGGTGTCGCTCAACGACGGCGCCGGCGCCCGTATCCAGGAGGGCGTCTCCGCGCTGGCCGGCTACGGCGGCATCTTCCAGCGCAACACCAAGGCCTCCGGTGTCATCCCGCAGATCTCGGTCATGCTCGGCCCCTGCGCGGGTGGTGCGGCCTACAGCCCCGCCCTGACCGACTTCGTCTTCATGGTCCGCGAGACCTCGCAGATGTTCATCACCGGCCCCGACGTGGTGCGCGCGGTGACCGGCGAGGAGATCACCCAGAACGGCCTCGGCGGCGCCGACGTCCACGCCGAGACCTCCGGTGTGTGCCACTTCGCCTACGACGACGAGGCCACCTGCCTGGAGGAGGTCCGCTACCTCCTCTCGCTGCTGCCGGCGAACAACCGTGAGAACCCGCCGTCGGTGCCCTGCGAGGACCCCGCCGACCGCTCCGGTGACGCCCTGCTGGATCTGGTCCCGGCCGACGGCAACCGCCCGTACGACATGCGCAAGGTCATCGAGGAGATCGTCGACGACGGCGAGTTCCTGGAGGTCCACGAGCGCTGGGCGACCAACATCATCTGCGCGCTGTCCCGGCTCGACGGCCGCGTGGTGGGCATCATCGCCAACCAGCCGCAGTCGCTGGCCGGCGTCCTGGACATCGAGGCGTCCGAGAAGTCGGCCCGCTTCGTCCAGATGTGCGACGCCTTCAACATCCCGATCGTCACCCTGCTGGACGTCCCCGGCTTCCTGCCCGGCGTCGACCAGGAGCACGGCGGCATCATCCGGCACGGCGCCAAGCTGCTCTACGCCTACTGCAACGCCACCGTCCCGCGGATCTCCCTCGTGCTGCGCAAGGCCTACGGCGGCGCCTACATCGTCATGGACTCGCAGTCCATCGGCGCCGACCTGACCTACGCCTGGCCCACCAACGAGATCGCGGTGATGGGCGCCGAGGGCGCGGCCAACGTCATCTTCCGCAAGCAGATCGCCGAGGCGGACGACTCCGAGGCCATGCGGGTGCGCATGGTCAAGGAGTACAAGTCCGAGCTGATGCACCCGTATTACGCGGCCGAGCGAGGCCTGGTCGACGACGTCATCGACCCGGCCGAGACCCGCCACACGCTCATCCGGGCCCTGGAGATGCTGCGCACCAAGCATGCGGACCTGCCGGCCCGTAAGCACGGCAACCCGCCCCAGTAG